One genomic window of Rutidosis leptorrhynchoides isolate AG116_Rl617_1_P2 unplaced genomic scaffold, CSIRO_AGI_Rlap_v1 contig481, whole genome shotgun sequence includes the following:
- the LOC139883949 gene encoding LOW QUALITY PROTEIN: L-ascorbate oxidase-like (The sequence of the model RefSeq protein was modified relative to this genomic sequence to represent the inferred CDS: inserted 1 base in 1 codon) — protein sequence MGSSILFFRERILLVLIILLITLMAANSASATKTRHLKWEVEYMYWSPDCVEHTVIGINGQFPGPTIKAKAGDTIVVQLTNKLHTEGVVIHWHGIRQLGTPWADGTASISQCTINPGETFTYRFIVDKAGTYFYHGHYGMQRSAGLYGSLIVDVADGEKEPFHYDGEFNLLLSDWWHLNVHEQEIXLSSKPFRWIGEPQSLLINGRGQFNCSMAAQFSNSSSTTQCKLRGNEQCAPQILHVLPNKTYRLRIASITALASLNFAIGNHKMVVVEADGNYVTPFEVADMDIYSGESYSVLLTTNQSPSRNYWASIGVRGRQPKTPMGLTILNYYPTSSSKLPTIPPPITPVWNDYNHSKSFTNKIKSLKGSTKPPINADRRIVLVNTQNKIDGYIKWSINNVSLKLPSTPYLGSIKFGLKQGYDQTNPPENFPGDYDIEKPPANVNSSYGNGVYTFRWNSTVDVILQNANALAENVSEIHPWHLHGHDFWVLGYGDGKFDGERDSEKLNLKNPPLRNTAVIFPYGWTALRFVADNPGVWAFHCHIEPHLHMGMGVVFAEGMDRVGKIPAQALACGLTAKITGQH from the exons aTGGGTTCTTCAATATTATTCTTTCGGGAgagaatattattagttttgatcATATTGTTGATTACATTAATGGCAGCTAATTCTGCTTCTGCTACAAAAACGAGGCATTTGAAATGGGAAGTAGAGTACATGTATTGGTCCCCAGATTGCGTGGAGCACACGGTGATCGGAATCAATGGGCAGTTCCCCGGTCCGACGATCAAAGCAAAAGCTGGCGACACCATTGTTGTTCAACTCACTAACAAACTTCATACTGAAGGTGTCGTTATTCATTGGCATGGAATCAGACAG CTTGGAACGCCTTGGGCAGATGGGACTGCTTCCATTTCACAGTGTACGATCAATCCTGGAGAAACTTTTACGTACAGATTCATAGTAGATAAG GCAGGAACGTATTTTTACCATGGGCATTATGGGATGCAAAGATCAGCAGGGTTGTACGGATCATTGATTGTCGACGTGGCAGACGGAGAGAAAGAGCCGTTCCATTACGACGGCGAGTTCAACCTCTTGCTAAGTGACTGGTGGCACCTTAACGTTCATGAACAAGAAA GCCTCTCTTCCAAACCTTTCCGATGGATCGGTGAACCTCag AGTCTTCTGATAAATGGAAGAGGGCAATTCAACTGTTCAATGGCGGCTCAATTTAGCAATTCTTCTTCAACAACACAATGCAAGTTACGAGGCAATGAACAATGCGCACCCCAAATACTCCATGTCCTCCCAAACAAAACATACAGGCTCAGGATTGCTAGCATCACCGCCCTTGCTTCACTCAACTTCGCTATTGGG aATCATAAAATGGTAGTGGTGGAAGCAGATGGAAACTACGTGACACCATTTGAAGTCGCCGACATGGACATTTACTCAGGCGAGAGTTACTCAGTCTTACTAACCACAAACCAAAGCCCATCACGAAACTATTGGGCCTCAATCGGCGTACGTGGCCGTCAGCCCAAAACTCCAATGGGCCTCACAATTCTAAACTATTACCCAACATCATCTTCGAAATTACCAACCATACCACCACCCATTACTCCGGTATGGAACGACTACAATCATAGCAAATCCTTCACGAACAAAATAAAATCACTAAAGGGCTCCACAAAACCCCCAATTAACGCTGACCGTCGGATCGTTTTAGTCAACACACAGAACAAGATCGACGGTTACATCAAGTGGTCGATCAACAATGTATCGCTTAAATTACCTTCAACTCCTTACTTGGGTTCGATCAAATTCGGTCTCAAACAAGGTTACGACCAAACCAACCCGCCGGAGAATTTCCCCGGAGATTACGACATCGAGAAACCGCCGGCGAACGTGAATTCCAGCTACGGCAACGGAGTTTACACTTTCCGTTGGAATTCGACGGTTGACGTCATCCTCCAAAACGCGAATGCGTTGGCTGAGAATGTGAGCGAGATTCATCCATGGCATTTACACGGCCACGATTTCTGGGTTTTGGGTTATGGGGATGGGAAATTCGATGGAGAGAGAGATTCTGAGAAGTTGAATTTGAAGAATCCGCCGTTGAGGAATACGGCGGTGATATTTCCGTACGGGTGGACGGCGTTGAGGTTCGTGGCGGATAATCCTGGGGTTTGGGCGTTTCATTGCCATATTGAACCGCATTTGCATATGGGTATGGGTGTGGTTTTCGCTGAAGGCATGGATCGGGTCGGTAAAATACCCGCTCAGGCTCTTGCTTGTGGGTTGACTGCTAAGATAACGGGTCAACATTAA
- the LOC139883951 gene encoding leucine-rich repeat protein 1-like: MGASWLCMCLSIIALALTLSPAAVKANSEGDALYTLRRALSDPNNVLQSWDPTLVNPCTWFHITCNQDNRVTRVDLGNSDLSGHLVPELAKLEHLQYLELYKNKIQGTIPSEIGTLKSLISLDLYSNNISGTIPPSLGKLKSLVFLRLNDNRLTGPIPRELSSISSLKVVDVSANDLCGTIPTSGPFEHIPLNNFENNPRLEGPELLGLASYDTNCY; this comes from the exons ATGGGGGCGAGCTGGTTGTGTATGTGCCTTTCTATTATAGCATTAGCTCTGACTCTCAGCCCAGCGGCAGTGAAAGCTAACTCAGAAGGCGACGCGCTCTACACGCTCCGCCGTGCTTTATCCGACCCGAATAACGTGCTCCAGAGCTGGGATCCGACCCTCGTTAACCCCTGTACATGGTTTCACATCACTTGTAACCAAGACAATCGCGTCACTCGCGT GGACTTAGGGAATTCAGATCTCTCTGGACATCTTGTACCTGAACTTGCGAAACTAGAACATCTTCAGTATCT GGAGCTTTACAAAAACAAAATTCAAGGAACTATCCCTTCTGAGATTGGTACGCTTAAGAGCCTCATCAGTTTGGACTTGTACAGTAACAATATTTCTGGGACAATTCCTCCATCATTGGGAAAATTGAAGTCTCTTGTATTTTT ACGACTTAATGATAATCGCTTGACAGGACCTATCCCCAGGGAACTTTCCAGTATCTCAAGCCTAAAAGTTGT TGATGTTTCTGCTAATGATTTGTGTGGAACTATTCCCACTAGTGGACCATTTGAGCATATCCCTCTGAACAA CTTTGAAAACAACCCTCGATTGGAAGGGCCAGAGTTACTCGGACTTGCAAGTTACGACACAAACTGCTACTAA
- the LOC139883946 gene encoding protein argonaute 4-like — protein sequence MARRGPGSKGQKIALLTNHFKVNVTNIENQFFQYSVTVCYEDGTPIAGKGAGRKVIDRLKETYAGELGGKEFAYDGEKTLFTVGQLPRNKMEFEVVLEEVTSNRNTGNASPDRNAPNDADKKRLRRPYQSKSFKVEFSFAAKIPMSAIGQALRGQESENSFEALRVLDTILRQHSAKQGCLLVRQSFFHGDKGNYTDVGGGVLGCRGFHSSFRTTQGGLSLNIDVSTTMIIQPGPVVDFLINNQGARDPFSLDWSKAKRVLKNLRIRAKPTNQEYKITGLSDKPCKEQTFELKKRGSNGDADIQEITVYDYFVNHRNIQLQYSGDLPCINVGRPKRPTYIPLELCDLVSLQRYTKALTTFQRASLVEKSRQKPQERMKTLSTALETSKYNSEPLLRSCGISISNNFTQVDGRVLPAPRLKFGNGDDFSPRNGRWNFNNKTLVEPTKVERWAVVNFSARCDLRGLVRDLTRCAEAKGIQIEAPFDVFEESPQFRRAPPVGRVEKMFEEMQSKLPGPPKFLLCLLPERKNSDIYGPWKRKCLAEFGVVTQCLAPTRVNDQYLTNLLLKINAKLGGLNSMLAIEHSPSIPMVSKVPTLIMGMDVSHGSPGHSDVPSIAAVVSSRQWPLISRYRASVRTQSPKTEMIDSLFKKVSDTEDEGIIRESLLDFYTSSGKRKPDQIIIFRDGVSESQFNQVLNKELDQIIEACKFLDEKWNPKFVVIVAQKNHHTKFFLSGSPDNVPPGTIIDNKICHPKNNDFYLCAHAGMIGTTRPTHYHVLFDEVGFSSDDLQDLVHNLSYVYQRSTTAISVVAPICYAHLAASQVGTFMKFEEKSETSSSHGGVTAAAPAAVPQLPKLKDAVSSSMFFC from the exons ATGGCCAGGCGCGGCCCTGGATCCAAAGGCCAGAAAATTGCTCTCTTGACAAATCACTTCAAAGTCAATGTTACTAACATTGAAAATCAGTTCTTTCAGTATAGT GTTACTGTTTGTTATGAAGATGGCACTCCAATTGCTGGAAAGGGTGCTGGGAGGAAAGTGATCGACAGATTAAAAGAAACCTATGCGGGTGAGTTGGGAGGGAAAGAATTTGCATATGATGGTGAGAAGACTCTATTCACAGTTGGGCAGCTCCCTCGCAACAAAATGGAGTTTGAGGTTGTACTTGAGGAGGTTACTTCTAACAG GAACACTGGAAATGCTAGCCCTGATCGTAATGCACCAAATGATGCTGACAAGAAAAGATTAAGGCGTCCATATCAATCAAAGAGCTTCAAGGTAGAATTTAGCTTTGCTGCCAAAATTCCCATGTCAGCAATTGGACAAGCATTGCGTGGTCAAGAATCAGAAAACTCTTTCGAAGCTTTGCGTGTGTTGGACACTATCCTACGTCAGCATTCAGCCAAACA GGGCTGCCTCCTTGTCCGCCAGTCATTCTTTCATGGCGATAAAGGAAACTATACAGATGTGGGCGGTGGAGTTCTTGGGTGCCGAGGTTTTCATTCTAGTTTTAGAACAACTCAGGGAGGCCTGTCCCTAAATATTG ATGTGTCGACTACAATGATAATCCAACCTGGTCCTGTGGTGGATTTTCTAATTAACAACCAAGGGGCAAGAGATCCATTCTCACTTGACTGGTCAAAG GCAAAACGTGTGCTGAAGAATTTGAGGATCAGGGCTAAACCCACTAACCAGGAGTACAAGATTACAGGACTGAGTGACAAGCCATGCAAAGAGCAAAC GTTTGAATTGAAGAAGAGAGGTTCCAATGGTGATGCTGATATCCAGGAAATTACTGTGTATGATTATTTTGTGAATCATCGCAATATTCAGTTGCAATACTCTGGTGATCTTCCATGTATTAATGTCGGGAGGCCAAAGCGACCAACATATATTCCTCTTGAG CTTTGCGATTTGGTATCCTTGCAACGTTATACAAAGGCGCTGACTACATTTCAAAGAGCTTCACTGGTGGAAAAGTCGAGGCAAAAGCCACAAGAGAGGATGAAAACCTTGTCGACT GCTCTGGAGACCAGTAAGTACAACTCTGAGCCTTTGCTGCGCTCATGTGGCATTTCAATTAGCAACAATTTCACTCAAGTGGATGGTCGTGTTCTGCCAGCTCCACGG TTAAAATTTGGCAACGGAGATGATTTCAGTCCTAGAAATGGGAGATGGAATTTCAACAACAAG ACACTAGTGGAGCCAACCAAGGTAGAACGTTGGGCTGTGGTGAACTTCTCCGCGCGTTGTGACTTGCGTGGTCTGGTGAGAGACCTGACGAGATGTGCAGAAGCCAAAGGAATT CAAATTGAGGCCCCTTTTGATGTATTTGAGGAGAGTCCACAATTTAGGCGTGCGCCTCCAGTGGGTCGTGTGGAGAAGATGTTTGAAGAAATGCAGTCCAAACTGCCTGGTCCTCCAAAATTCCTTCTCTGTCTTCTTCCTGAAAGGAAAAATTCAGATATTTATG GACCATGGAAGAGGAAGTGCCTCGCGGAATTTGGAGTCGTAACGCAGTGTCTCGCGCCCACCAGGGTCAATGACCAATACCTAACTAACCTTCTGTTGAAGATTAATGCCAAA TTGGGTGGATTAAATTCGATGCTTGCCATCGAACATTCTCCCTCTATCCCTATGGTATCTAAAGTTCCAACCCTGATTATGGGAATGGATGTCTCTCATGGCTCCCCGGGCCACTCTGATGTACCATCGATTGCTGCG GTTGTCAGCTCCAGGCAGTGGCCTCTTATTTCTAGATACAGAGCTTCAGTGCGTACTCAGTCTCCAAAGACTGAAATGATAGATTCTTTGTTCAAGAAAGTTTCTGACACTGAAGATGAGGGTATAATAAG GGAGAGTCTCCTGGACTTCTACACAAGCTCTGGGAAAAGGAAACCTGATCAGATCATTATTTTCAG GGATGGTGTCAGTGAGTCCCAATTCAACCAAGTGCTGAACAAAGAACTGGATCAAATTATTGAAGCCTGCAAATTCCTCGATGAGAAATGGAACCCGAAGTTTGTGGTCATTGTCGCGCAGAAGAACCACCATACGAAGTTCTTCCTGTCTGGTTCACCTGACAATGTGCCACCAG GAACCATCATCGACAACAAAATATGTCATCCTAAAAATAATGATTTCTATCTGTGTGCTCATGCTGGCATGATT GGAACTACAAGGCCAACACATTACCATGTGTTGTTTGATGAAGTGGGTTTCTCGTCCGACGATCTTCAGGATCTTGTCCACAACCTATCTTATGT GTACCAAAGGAGTACCACTGCTATTTCTGTTG TTGCCCCCATTTGCTATGCACACCTGGCGGCATCTCAGGTTGGGACTTTCATGAAGTTCGAGGAGAAGTCCGAGACTTCCTCCAGCCATGGTGGGGTGACTGCAGCGGCTCCGGCGGCTGTTCCCCAGCTTCCAAAGCTGAAGGATGCTGTAAGCAGTTCCATGTTCTTTTGCTGA
- the LOC139883952 gene encoding uncharacterized protein: protein MDPQSLKLVFLKGPREGESVEFRFGATVRVGRVVRGNNLPIKAAGISTKHLVIESVRESNKWILTDLESSNDTVLNNVKLSPLTAVELNDGDKLEIGANARNASVEVQAEAENAAKLDRIDDLRPRRYLTRQWKMENHVAEVKNATTLDEDNGRRELRSQRNPTRRGKAKNPVVEAEISKGLDGGEESSLQQSPEKKVGIDDSTIYPETGNGEVQKRKRGMPPERGSRRGRVGNSKWKERDEVVELVNISENDDLNVGVHEEGFEKGVEQVNEEHGAVRIDSSGREPQNEDRLEKENVNVEEVIGVSDSKETENADVIGDSHVDTVMDRDEEEVVAREEKTDGGDDQPEVGKEFDLERATVGEWLDYLEVMLPKQIREKTDKMIEEMRAKANRTKKYMVEQKRKKEMVKCS from the exons ATGGATCCACAGTCGTTGAAATTGGTGTTTCTAAAGGGTCCACGTGAGGGTGAATCTGTGGAATTCCGATTCGGAGCAACCGTCCGAGTTGGTCGAGTCGTCAGAGGCAACAATTTACCGATTAAAGCTGCAGGGATTTCTACGAAACACCTGGTGATCGAATCAGTGCGTGAATCCAACAAATGGATTCTCACAGACCTTGAATCGTCTAATGATACTGTTTTGAACAATGTCAAACTCTCTCCTCTGACTGCCGTCGAACTCAACGATGGCGATAAGCTCGAGATCG GTGCGAACGCAAGAAATGCTAGTGTTGAAGTGCAGGCTGAGGCTGAGAATGCTGCGAAATTGGATCGAATCGACGACCTTAGGCCTCGGAGATACCTTACACGGCAGTGGAAGATGGAAAACCATGTTGCTGAAGTGAAGAATGCAACGACATTGGATGAAGACAATGGGCGCCGTGAGCTCAGGTCTCAAAGGAACCCCACACGAAGGGGAAAAGCTAAAAACCCTGTTGTTGAAGCGGAGATTTCAAAGGGATTGGATGGTGGCGAAGAATCAAGCCTTCAACAAAGCCCTGAGAAGAAAGTTGGTATAGACGATTCAACAATCTATCCAGAAACGGGAAATGGGGAGGTGCAGAAGAGGAAACGTGGCATGCCTCCTGAGAGAGGGAGTAGGAGAGGCAGGGTGGGTAATTCAAAGTGGAAGGAGCGAGATGAGGTTGTTGAATTGGTAAATATCTCTGAAAATGATGACTTGAATGTGGGGGTGCACGAGGAGGGCTTTGAAAAAGGTGTTGAGCAAGTGAATGAGGAACATGGGGCTGTCAGGATAGATTCGAGTGGCAGGGAACCTCAAAATGAAGATAGGTTAGAAAAAGAGAATGTTAATGTAGAAGAAGTTATTGGAGTTAGTGATAGTAAAGAGACAGAGAATGCAGATGTTATTGGAGATAGTCATGTAGATACTGTTATGGATCGTGATGAAGAAGAGGTTGTGGCAAGAGAAGAAAAGACTGATGGTGGAGATGATCAACCGGAGGTTGGAAAAGAGTTTGATTTGGAAAGGGCGACTGTAGGAGAGTGGTTGGATTATTTGGAAGTTATGTTGCCAAAACAAATAAGAGAGAAGACTGACAAGATGATTGAGGAGATGAGAGCAAAGGCTAACCGAACGAAAAAATATATGGTTGAACAGAAAAGGAAGAAGGAGATGGTGAAATGCTCGTGA